One segment of Laspinema palackyanum D2c DNA contains the following:
- a CDS encoding energy transducer TonB has translation MTFSTVSAAQREQQEEQIKKLIGWTLVGSAVVHLVFLPLMANLMVTRSPEAIEEPIEFIVLEEPEPEPEPEEDPPPPEPEALAIPEPEPEPEPEPEPEPEPEPEPEPEPEPEPLPEPEMVEPEPLPEPEPLLEPEPLPEPEPLPEPEMVEPEPLLQEQPTAVPEPFMPEPTPEPEPSPAPLTPQEAPSLSAPAPLDPVESPPIAQEPEAQNLEPLPEVNPVERLPEPPVVSTVPQTPGPEPDWMNDLNSANQPIALEDQEVASSNPFAENIRSLDEPVSEPRSLEPPVTGSLPETSEEELLTEVPNSDATPPVEELNPTERSPWNENINDTPEEPFNPNIPPTPSSPVLNPRPEDNTGNPDLFSQVEPTNPAPRIEDYQNSAPSTWNSDSDLGVDEPFNPNANNAPPRVAESPAINPNPGSGETGSDFFNDLETAGNSNSSGPNPSSTTPSTWTGNSDYDTASEPFGGNIGPMDPGANSGGPAGSPNGSPDGSGSVECRRCGKPSYPRIAREAGLEGVVSLSVDIDPSGNVIDVRLVESSGHSSLDDSAMDKIRSWQFEQSENGRQNQIVRIPFRLEDS, from the coding sequence GGGTTCAGCCGTGGTGCATTTGGTTTTTTTGCCATTGATGGCGAACTTGATGGTGACGCGATCGCCCGAGGCGATCGAGGAACCCATTGAGTTTATCGTTCTTGAGGAACCCGAACCCGAACCCGAACCGGAGGAGGACCCGCCACCCCCAGAACCGGAAGCATTAGCCATCCCAGAACCGGAACCAGAACCGGAACCAGAACCAGAACCGGAACCGGAACCGGAACCGGAACCGGAACCGGAACCGGAACCGGAACCCCTGCCAGAACCGGAAATGGTCGAACCCGAACCCCTGCCAGAACCGGAACCCCTGTTAGAACCGGAACCCCTGCCAGAACCGGAACCCCTGCCAGAACCGGAAATGGTTGAACCCGAACCTTTACTGCAAGAGCAACCCACCGCAGTCCCCGAACCCTTCATGCCGGAACCGACGCCGGAACCGGAACCCAGTCCTGCACCTTTAACACCCCAGGAAGCACCATCTCTGTCCGCCCCAGCGCCCCTGGATCCGGTAGAAAGTCCGCCGATCGCCCAGGAACCGGAGGCCCAAAATTTAGAACCCCTACCCGAGGTAAATCCGGTGGAGAGACTGCCGGAACCCCCAGTGGTGAGTACGGTCCCGCAAACGCCGGGTCCCGAACCCGACTGGATGAACGACTTGAACTCCGCGAATCAACCGATCGCCTTGGAGGATCAAGAGGTTGCCTCGTCGAATCCGTTTGCTGAAAATATCCGGTCCCTCGATGAACCTGTGAGCGAACCGCGCTCCCTGGAACCCCCAGTTACCGGCAGTTTACCCGAAACCTCTGAGGAGGAGTTGCTCACCGAAGTTCCCAACTCAGACGCGACTCCTCCGGTAGAGGAACTCAACCCCACGGAGCGATCGCCGTGGAATGAGAACATTAATGACACCCCCGAGGAACCCTTCAACCCAAATATCCCACCCACACCCAGTAGTCCGGTCCTCAACCCCAGACCCGAGGACAATACCGGCAATCCCGACTTGTTCTCGCAAGTGGAACCGACCAATCCTGCACCGAGAATAGAGGACTATCAGAACAGCGCCCCTTCAACTTGGAATAGTGACAGTGATTTGGGAGTGGATGAACCCTTCAATCCCAATGCCAATAATGCGCCACCGCGTGTTGCCGAATCTCCTGCCATCAACCCGAACCCCGGGAGTGGTGAGACGGGTTCTGACTTTTTCAATGATTTAGAAACCGCTGGCAACTCCAACTCTAGCGGTCCAAATCCCTCCTCAACTACCCCCTCCACCTGGACGGGAAACAGTGATTATGATACCGCCTCCGAACCCTTTGGCGGTAACATTGGTCCGATGGATCCGGGCGCTAATTCCGGAGGTCCTGCCGGTTCGCCCAACGGTTCCCCAGATGGTTCTGGATCTGTAGAATGCCGTCGCTGCGGGAAACCCAGCTATCCTAGAATTGCCCGAGAAGCCGGATTAGAAGGGGTAGTCTCACTGAGTGTGGATATCGACCCCTCGGGTAACGTGATTGACGTCAGATTAGTAGAGTCTAGTGGTCATTCGTCCCTAGATGACTCAGCGATGGACAAGATTAGAAGTTGGCAATTTGAGCAGTCGGAGAATGGTCGGCAGAATCAAATTGTGAGAATTCCATTCCGCCTAGAGGATTCGTAA